A single window of Anaerolineae bacterium DNA harbors:
- a CDS encoding transcriptional repressor: protein MTSKAVPEVQERLEQWWARLQAQGYRRTLPREAVTRVLAASDRVLEVMEVFQQARAYYPRLGLVTVYRTLDKLTEVGLVQRVHRPDGCGAYVAVPEGHVHLALCSVCGRVYFFKGDDISALMAEVARQSGFRLESHWLQFFGLCPECQQNLQEVP, encoded by the coding sequence ATGACCTCGAAGGCCGTTCCAGAGGTGCAGGAGCGCCTGGAGCAATGGTGGGCTCGGTTGCAGGCCCAGGGCTATCGCCGCACCTTGCCCCGTGAGGCCGTCACCCGAGTGCTGGCCGCGTCGGACCGGGTCCTGGAAGTGATGGAGGTCTTTCAGCAGGCGCGGGCTTACTATCCCCGGTTGGGCCTGGTGACGGTGTACCGCACGCTGGACAAACTGACCGAAGTGGGCTTGGTGCAACGGGTGCACCGCCCGGATGGGTGTGGTGCTTATGTGGCCGTCCCCGAAGGCCATGTCCATCTGGCCCTGTGCTCCGTTTGTGGACGGGTGTACTTTTTCAAAGGCGATGATATCAGCGCCTTGATGGCTGAGGTGGCCCGTCAGAGCGGCTTTCGGCTGGAGAGCCACTGGTTGCAGTTCTTTGGCCTTTGCCCTGAATGCCAGCAAAATCTCCAGGAGGTGCCATGA
- a CDS encoding HAD family hydrolase: MLEVTRVQGVFFDVDGTLSDTDDLMVARLAHLLRPFRFLFPRWTPQQVARRVVMALEEPFNTLYAWPDRLGIDDELVRLISWLARLLPHRPPAFRLVPGVREMLVALSGRYPLAVVSARPEASTLAFLEAFDLQGFFCCVATAQTCEHTKPFPDPVLWAAERMGIPPAAGVMVGDTVVDIAAGRAAGAQTVGVLCGFGEEEELRRAGADLLLEATPDLTRWLLPDSR, translated from the coding sequence ATGCTGGAGGTCACGCGTGTGCAAGGTGTGTTTTTCGATGTGGACGGTACCTTGAGCGACACCGACGACCTCATGGTGGCCCGTCTGGCGCACCTGCTGCGTCCATTCCGTTTCCTCTTCCCTCGGTGGACCCCACAACAGGTGGCCCGCCGGGTGGTCATGGCGCTGGAGGAGCCCTTCAACACCCTCTATGCCTGGCCGGACCGGCTGGGGATCGACGATGAGTTAGTGCGTTTGATTTCCTGGTTGGCGCGCCTTTTGCCGCATCGCCCGCCGGCGTTTCGTTTGGTGCCCGGCGTGCGCGAGATGTTGGTCGCCTTGTCCGGGCGTTATCCCCTGGCCGTGGTGAGCGCGCGTCCGGAGGCTTCTACCCTGGCCTTCCTGGAGGCCTTTGACCTGCAGGGCTTCTTTTGCTGCGTCGCCACGGCGCAGACCTGTGAGCACACCAAGCCCTTCCCGGACCCTGTGCTCTGGGCGGCGGAGCGAATGGGCATCCCCCCAGCGGCGGGGGTGATGGTGGGGGATACCGTGGTGGACATCGCGGCCGGGAGGGCCGCAGGCGCGCAAACGGTGGGGGTGTTGTGCGGTTTTGGCGAAGAAGAGGAATTGCGCCGGGCTGGAGCCGATCTCCTCCTGGAGGCCACGCCTGACCTGACCCGCTGGCTGTTGCCCGACTCCCGGTGA
- a CDS encoding MBL fold metallo-hydrolase, whose product MRLTFWGAARTVTGSAHLLEVNGARVLLECGLFQGRRRETYARNRTFPYDPRSIDAVILSHAHIDHSGNLPHLIKAGYRGPIYATPATAHLANLMLLDSGHIQESDAAYLNKKRRRRGEPPVEPLYTIEDAAMVATHFVPTDYGKLFEVAPGVVAHFVDAGHILGSAAVVLDIEEKGRTRRLWFSGDVGRPHLPILRDPVLPEKADFLLMECTYGDKPHRDPGPAFEELREVTLRTVARGGKIIIPAFAVGRTQELVYAFNRMIREGSLPRIPIVVDSPLAVNASQIYRAHPECFDEEALALLHNHEDVLGFGLVEYVRSVEESKALNDRHEPMIILSASGMAEVGRILHHLKNNITNPRNTVVIVSWQAPHTLGRRLAEGEKRVRIFGEWYEVRAEVVTIGGFSAHAGQDILLKYALNTRETLKSVYLVHGEPKGAEPLKALLQANGIEAVHYPDRGDEEVL is encoded by the coding sequence ATGCGCTTGACTTTTTGGGGCGCCGCCCGAACCGTGACCGGTTCGGCGCATTTGCTGGAGGTCAACGGGGCGCGCGTTTTGCTCGAATGCGGGCTTTTCCAGGGCCGTCGGCGCGAGACCTACGCGCGCAACCGTACTTTTCCGTATGACCCCCGTTCCATTGACGCGGTGATTTTGTCCCATGCTCACATCGACCACAGCGGCAATCTGCCCCATTTGATCAAGGCAGGGTATCGGGGGCCGATTTACGCCACCCCGGCCACGGCCCATCTGGCCAACCTCATGCTCTTGGACTCTGGGCATATCCAGGAGTCCGATGCTGCTTATCTGAACAAGAAGCGCCGTCGACGCGGAGAGCCGCCCGTCGAGCCCTTGTACACCATCGAAGACGCGGCCATGGTGGCGACGCATTTCGTCCCCACCGATTACGGCAAGCTCTTTGAGGTGGCCCCTGGGGTAGTGGCCCATTTTGTGGACGCGGGCCACATTTTGGGGTCCGCGGCGGTGGTGCTGGACATTGAAGAAAAGGGCCGTACCCGGAGGTTGTGGTTCTCCGGGGATGTGGGGCGTCCCCATCTGCCCATCCTGCGCGATCCGGTGTTGCCCGAAAAAGCCGATTTTCTGCTCATGGAATGCACTTACGGCGATAAGCCTCACCGCGACCCCGGACCGGCCTTTGAGGAATTGCGCGAAGTGACCTTGCGCACCGTGGCCCGGGGAGGCAAGATCATCATCCCCGCCTTTGCTGTGGGACGCACCCAGGAACTGGTCTATGCTTTCAACCGGATGATCCGCGAAGGGAGTCTGCCTCGCATCCCCATCGTGGTGGATAGCCCGTTGGCGGTCAACGCCTCTCAGATTTACCGCGCTCATCCGGAATGTTTCGACGAGGAAGCCCTGGCCCTACTGCACAACCATGAGGATGTGCTGGGCTTTGGCCTGGTGGAGTATGTGCGCTCGGTGGAGGAATCCAAGGCGCTCAACGACCGTCACGAACCGATGATCATCCTTTCCGCTTCGGGGATGGCCGAAGTGGGGCGGATTCTGCATCACCTGAAGAACAACATCACCAACCCGCGCAACACAGTGGTCATCGTCTCCTGGCAGGCGCCCCACACTCTGGGCCGCCGTTTGGCCGAAGGCGAAAAGCGGGTGCGGATTTTCGGGGAGTGGTACGAAGTGCGCGCCGAGGTGGTCACCATCGGTGGCTTTTCGGCCCATGCGGGGCAGGATATTTTGCTGAAGTATGCCTTGAACACCCGGGAGACGCTGAAAAGCGTCTATTTGGTGCACGGCGAACCCAAAGGGGCCGAGCCGCTGAAGGCGTTGTTGCAGGCCAACGGGATTGAAGCAGTGCATTATCCCGACCGGGGAGACGAGGAGGTGCTATGA
- a CDS encoding metal ABC transporter ATP-binding protein — protein MVVRVHEVTVTYGHIVALEKASLEVPEEAFVALIGPNGAGKTTLLRVILGLVSPSAGEVEVFGRPPQQLGRLRTRIGYVPQVQQVDLRFPLRVRDVVLMGRYGRLGLFRRPGKADRLAVEEALAEVGIPELFHRPLSDLSGGQRQRVFLARALVNRPDLLLLDEPTAGVDAAASESLYALLWRLNRQGITVLLVSHDVGVVAQYVDIVACINRRVVAHDRPEVVLTDTTLAEAYGCEVVFFHHGHVPHMVVKQPDLRRGRGDEC, from the coding sequence TTGGTCGTTCGGGTGCACGAGGTGACGGTGACTTACGGTCACATCGTGGCCCTGGAGAAAGCCTCGCTGGAGGTGCCGGAAGAGGCGTTCGTCGCCCTCATCGGCCCCAACGGGGCGGGGAAGACTACTCTGTTGCGGGTGATTTTGGGCCTGGTCTCCCCCTCGGCTGGCGAGGTGGAGGTATTTGGCCGGCCGCCTCAGCAGTTGGGCCGCCTGCGCACGCGCATCGGCTATGTGCCGCAGGTGCAGCAGGTGGATTTGCGTTTCCCGCTGCGGGTGAGGGATGTGGTGCTCATGGGACGGTATGGCCGGCTGGGGTTGTTCCGCCGCCCCGGAAAGGCGGACAGGTTGGCCGTGGAGGAGGCCCTGGCTGAGGTGGGTATCCCGGAATTGTTCCATCGCCCGTTGAGCGACCTTTCGGGCGGACAACGGCAGCGGGTATTCCTGGCGCGGGCGCTGGTCAACCGCCCCGATTTGCTGCTGTTGGATGAGCCCACGGCCGGCGTGGATGCCGCAGCCAGCGAGAGTCTTTACGCGTTGTTGTGGCGCTTGAACCGGCAAGGGATCACGGTGTTGCTGGTCTCCCATGATGTGGGGGTGGTGGCGCAATATGTGGATATCGTGGCGTGCATCAACCGGAGGGTGGTGGCCCACGATCGACCTGAAGTGGTGCTGACCGACACCACCCTGGCCGAGGCTTACGGCTGCGAGGTGGTTTTCTTCCACCATGGGCATGTGCCCCACATGGTGGTCAAGCAGCCCGACCTCCGGCGTGGCCGGGGAGACGAGTGCTGA
- a CDS encoding metal ABC transporter permease, whose product MALWHYAFMQRALFGGVLVGVMAALMGVYVVLRGMSFIGTGVAHAALGGVALGLWLGIHPLVAAIGFCVLVAWGIGAVSRKGALKEDTAVGIFFAASMAFGVLLFSLRRGYEQDLMAYLFGSILAIRASDLWVVVGVGVLVVLAVTLFYKEFLFITFDPEGARVAGIPEGPLYYLMLTLIALTVVAAIKVVGIVLVSALLVTPAAAAYRWTRDFAVMMALAVGMSVLSVVAGLWLSALWNLPSGAAIVLLSTALFGLSLWRKR is encoded by the coding sequence ATGGCGTTGTGGCACTATGCGTTCATGCAACGGGCGCTGTTCGGCGGAGTCCTCGTGGGGGTGATGGCGGCGTTGATGGGAGTGTATGTGGTGTTGCGGGGGATGTCCTTCATCGGCACCGGCGTGGCTCATGCGGCTTTGGGCGGGGTGGCTCTGGGCCTTTGGCTGGGCATTCACCCTCTGGTAGCCGCCATTGGGTTCTGTGTGTTGGTGGCGTGGGGCATTGGGGCGGTTTCCCGCAAGGGGGCGCTCAAGGAAGATACCGCGGTGGGGATTTTCTTCGCCGCCTCGATGGCCTTTGGCGTGTTGCTGTTTTCCCTCCGGCGAGGGTATGAGCAGGACTTGATGGCTTATCTTTTCGGGAGCATTTTGGCCATCCGGGCCAGTGACTTATGGGTGGTGGTCGGCGTAGGGGTGTTGGTGGTGTTGGCCGTGACGCTGTTCTACAAAGAGTTCCTGTTTATCACTTTTGATCCCGAAGGGGCGCGGGTGGCCGGAATCCCGGAGGGGCCGTTGTACTACCTGATGCTCACCCTGATCGCCCTCACGGTAGTGGCTGCGATCAAGGTGGTGGGGATCGTGCTGGTCTCGGCCCTTTTGGTGACCCCGGCCGCTGCCGCCTATCGCTGGACGCGCGATTTCGCCGTGATGATGGCCCTGGCGGTGGGGATGAGCGTGTTGAGTGTGGTGGCCGGGTTGTGGCTCTCGGCGCTGTGGAATTTGCCTTCCGGCGCGGCGATTGTGCTGCTCAGCACGGCGTTGTTTGGCCTCAGCCTTTGGCGCAAGCGGTAG
- a CDS encoding zinc ABC transporter substrate-binding protein: MMKRRVRQLLLALMWSLALVGCTAGGAAPPQERITVVASIPPLADFVAQVGGERVEVVTMIPPGSNPHLYEPTAAQMVALSRARLLVLNGAGLEFWAPQVIEAAQNPDLKVVPLSQGMILRPEGDTEHVNPHLWLSPKRAMVYVERIRDALIEVDPDGERIYRANAARYLDELKALDAEIEEAVAHFRTRQVIIYPAWDYFLADYGLTAAAYVEPYPGKEPSPEYIAQVVETVRRTGARAVFTRTQFPPQAAETIAAETGARLLPLDPLGGVPPRVHYLDLMRWNLAQFQRGLEREP, encoded by the coding sequence ATGATGAAACGCCGGGTACGCCAATTGTTGTTGGCTTTGATGTGGTCTCTGGCGCTTGTGGGGTGCACCGCGGGAGGGGCTGCGCCGCCCCAGGAGCGCATCACCGTGGTCGCCAGCATCCCGCCCCTGGCCGATTTCGTCGCCCAAGTGGGCGGGGAGCGGGTGGAGGTGGTGACCATGATCCCACCGGGCAGCAATCCCCATCTCTACGAGCCCACCGCGGCGCAGATGGTGGCCCTCAGCCGGGCGCGGCTGCTGGTGCTCAACGGCGCTGGATTGGAATTCTGGGCCCCCCAGGTGATCGAGGCGGCCCAAAACCCGGATCTCAAGGTGGTGCCCCTGAGCCAGGGGATGATCCTGCGCCCGGAGGGCGACACGGAACACGTCAACCCCCATCTCTGGCTGAGCCCCAAGCGGGCCATGGTGTATGTGGAGCGCATTCGGGACGCTCTCATCGAGGTTGATCCGGACGGCGAGCGCATCTACCGGGCCAACGCCGCGCGCTATCTGGACGAATTGAAGGCTCTGGATGCCGAAATCGAGGAGGCGGTGGCGCACTTTCGCACCCGTCAGGTGATCATTTACCCGGCCTGGGACTACTTTTTGGCGGATTACGGCCTGACCGCCGCGGCTTATGTGGAGCCGTACCCGGGCAAGGAGCCTTCGCCGGAATACATCGCCCAGGTGGTGGAGACCGTCCGACGCACCGGCGCCAGGGCGGTGTTTACCCGCACGCAATTCCCCCCTCAGGCGGCGGAGACCATTGCCGCCGAGACCGGGGCCCGGTTGTTGCCCCTGGACCCCCTCGGGGGTGTGCCGCCCCGAGTGCATTACCTGGACCTGATGCGTTGGAACCTGGCGCAATTCCAGCGTGGATTGGAGCGCGAACCGTGA